The genomic region CGAATTTTCAGGGTTTTTTTGTCCGGTTGATTCTATTATAGTGATGAATTGTTCATAGCTGTTAATAGTTGTTAATGATCGTTGTGCATTAAAGTTGTtattaattagggttttaattATAATTTGCAGATGGGTCGTGCAAAGTTAAAGATGGAACTCATTGCAAAAGAGAAGACTCGAAACACTACATACCATAAAAGAAAACAAGGGATCATTAAAAAAGCTAATGAGTTCTCCATTCTTTGTGATGTTGATACATCTATCATCATCTTCCCTCCTGATTCAAACGAGCCGGAGATATGGCCCGAAAACCCTgataaaatcaagaaaaataTCGCTTCTTACACGTCGAAAAAGGATGAAACTGGAAAAAGAACCTATGATCTCCAAGATTTCTATGAAGACCGGAAGAAAAAGATCGAAGACGAGCTCGTTAAGGCCCGGAAAAAGAACATGGAAGCGAAATACGCAACGTGGTTCGATGATCTTGATAGGTTAAATGAAATGCAACTGAGACAGTTTGCTATGCAGTTGGAAGATAAGGAGAATGTTGTAAGGGCTTATCTTGAGTTGAAGAAAAGAAACATGAACAATATTCAACTTCCCTTCATGTTTGATCCGATGGTTCACTATAATCAGGGTTTGGGTTCGCATTCGGGTCTTGATCATGGCCATGTGATGAACCATATGAGTCTTGATCATGGTCATGTGATGAACCATATGAGCCATGATGTTGGGTGGTTCGGTGATGCACCGATTACGCAGTTGAAGCGTGAACAGTTGGGGTTCGGTTATTATCCGGTGTTTGATGGTGGTTTGGTGTATGATAACCCTAACATGCAGTGGGGTTTGCAGCAACCGGTGGTGCATGGTGGTGTGGGCGGTGTCATGCAGGATAATCATAATGGTGTTGGTGAATTTGTGATGGATGATCAACGTATTTTTCATGGTTAACATATTTGCATTTGTGTTTAGTTTATTGACTAAAACTTTTGGTTTTAATTTGGTTTTAGTACTAtcaagttttaatctttgattaCATAAACGAGTGAAATGCATTTGTTCATATAATTGTTCGTATGTTTTTACATTAGTTTTCTTTATCGTCAATATTCAAATTTGTTTGTTCGTATGTTTGGATgggaaaaaagaaaataaaaaaaaaaagttgaaaatcATTAAAATGTGTAACTTAATTTT from Helianthus annuus cultivar XRQ/B chromosome 10, HanXRQr2.0-SUNRISE, whole genome shotgun sequence harbors:
- the LOC110881793 gene encoding agamous-like MADS-box protein AGL82 → MGRAKLKMELIAKEKTRNTTYHKRKQGIIKKANEFSILCDVDTSIIIFPPDSNEPEIWPENPDKIKKNIASYTSKKDETGKRTYDLQDFYEDRKKKIEDELVKARKKNMEAKYATWFDDLDRLNEMQLRQFAMQLEDKENVVRAYLELKKRNMNNIQLPFMFDPMVHYNQGLGSHSGLDHGHVMNHMSLDHGHVMNHMSHDVGWFGDAPITQLKREQLGFGYYPVFDGGLVYDNPNMQWGLQQPVVHGGVGGVMQDNHNGVGEFVMDDQRIFHG